In Papio anubis isolate 15944 chromosome 20, Panubis1.0, whole genome shotgun sequence, a single window of DNA contains:
- the LMTK3 gene encoding LOW QUALITY PROTEIN: serine/threonine-protein kinase LMTK3 (The sequence of the model RefSeq protein was modified relative to this genomic sequence to represent the inferred CDS: inserted 1 base in 1 codon) gives MRRAALCGECALPGRCAPRLRVLVESPGPLLGGWGGGLGRLRRVLLRLRLGGSLRGCDYECQHVTVVSVGIFALCSPNPGCPRGRGPLSRPPHPTLSPPPQQPRLPSSSPLSASPSLHPSVPSKRGRGVPEPASSPSLPLSCVSCPSPGPGGGQGRAGPHGWGLRARPPLLPSRHHLHLPAILDKMPAPGALILLAAVSASGCLASPAHPDGFALGRAPLAPPYAVVLISCSGLLAFIFLLLTCLCCKRGDVGFKEFENPEGEDCSGEYTPPAEETSSSQSLPDVYILPLAEVSLPMPAPQPSHSDMTTPLGLSRQHLSYLQEIGSGWFGKVILGEIFSDYTPAQVVVKELRASAGPLEQRKFISEAQPYRSLQHPNVLQCLGLCVETLPFLLIMEFCQLGDLKRYLRAQRPPEGLSPELPPRDLRTLQRMGLEIARGLAHLHSHNYVHSDLALRNCLLTSDLTVRIGDYGLAHSNYKEDYYLTPERLWIPLRWAAPELLGELHGTFMVVDQSRESNIWSLGVTLWELFEFGAQPYRHLSDEEVLAFVVRQQHVKLARPRLKLPYADYWYDILQSCWRPPAQRPSASDLQLQLTYLLSERPPRPPPPPPPPRDGPFPWPWPPAHSAPRPGTLSSPFPLLDGFPGADPDDVLTVTESSRGLNLECLWEKARRGAGRGGGAPAWQPASAPPAPHANPSNPFYEALSTPSVLPVISARSPSVSSEYYIRLEEHGSPPEPLFPNDWDPLDPGVPAPQAPQAPSEVPQLVSETWASPLFPAPRPFPAQSSASGSFLLSGWDPEGRGAGETLAGDPAEVLGERGTAPWVEEEEEEEEGSSPGEDSSSLGGGPSRRGPLPCPLCSREGACSCLPLERGDAVAGWGGHPALGCPHPPXGPPPPADPAVSPDPPSAVASPGSGLSSPGPKPGDSGYETETPFSPEGAFPGGGAAEEEGVPRPRAPPEPPDPGAPRPPPDPGPLPLPGPREKPTFVVQVSTEQLLMSLREDVTRNLLGEKGATARETGPRKAGRGPGNREKVPGLNRDPTALGNGKQAPSPSLPVNGVTVLENGDQRAPGIEEKAGIEQKAAENGALGSPEREEKVLENGELTPPRREEKALENGELRSPEAGEKVLVNGGLTPPKNEDKVSENGGLRFPRNTERPPETGPWRAPGPWEKTPESWGPAPTIGEPAPETSLERAPAPSAVASSRNGGETAPGPLGPAPKNGTLEPGTERKAPETGGAPRAPGAGRLDLGSGGRAPVGTGTAPGGGPGSGVDAKAGWVDYTRPQPPPPPLPPPPEAQPRRLEPAPPRARPEVAPEGEPGAPDSRAGGDTAPSGDGDPPKPERKGPEMPRLFLDLGPPQGNSEQIKARLSRLSLALPPLTLTPFPGPGPRRPPWEGADAGAAGGEAGGAGAPGPAEEDGEDEDEDEEEDEEAAASGAAAGPRGPGRARAAPVPVVVSSADADAARPLRGLLKSPRGADEPEDSELERKRKMVSFHGDVTVYLFDQETPTNELSVQGPPEGDTDPSTPPAPPTPPHPATPGDGFPSNDSGFGGSFEWAEDFPLLPPPGPPLCFSRFSVSPALETPGPPARAPDARPAGPVEN, from the exons ATGAGGAGGGCTGCGCTCTGCGGGGAGTGTGCACTGCCCGGCCGGTGTGCGCCACGGCTGCGCGTTTTGGTGGAAAGCCCTGGGCCCCTGctggggggttggggtggggggctgggtcGCCTGCGCCGAGTGTTGCTGAGGCTGCGTCTTGG GGGCTCTCTGCGTGGCTGTGACTATGAGTGTCAGCATGTCACAGTGGTGTCCGTGGGGATCTTT GCTCTCTGCTCCCCCAATCCTGGCTGCCCTCGGGGGCGGGGCCCTCTTTCTCGCCCCCCCCATCCTACCCTCTCCCCCCCACCCCAGCAACCCCGGCTCCCCAGCTCCTCTCCTCTGTCCGCCTCTCCATCCCTTCATCCGTCTGTCCCTTCAAAGAGGGGGAGGGGGGTACCTGAGCCAGCAagcagcccctccctccccctgtCCTGCGTCTCCTGCCCCTCTCCTGGGCCGGGAGGAGGCCAGGGTCGCGCGGGTCCCCATGGCTGGGGGCTGAGGGCCCGCCCCCCCCTCCTCCCCAGCcgccaccacctccacctccctgccatCCTCGACAAGATGCCTGCCCCCGGCGCCCTCATCCTCCTTGCGGCCGTCTCCGCCTCCGGCTGCCTGGCGTCCCCGGCCCACCCCG ATGGATTCGCCCTGGGCCGGGCTCCTCTGGCTCCTCCCTACGCTGTGGTCCTCATTTCCTGCTCCGGCCTGCTGgccttcatcttcctcctcctcacctgTCTGTGCTGCAAACGGGGCGATGTCGGCTTCAAG gagtttgagaacccTGAAGGGGAGGACTGCTCCGGGGAGTACACTCCCCCTGCGGAGGAGACCTCCTCCTCACAGTCGCTGCCTGATGTCTACATTCTCCCACTGGCTGAGGTCTCCTTACCAATGCCTGCCCCGCAGCCTTCACACTCAG ACATGACCACCCCCCTGGGCCTTAGCCGCCAGCACCTCAGCTACCTGCAGGAGATTGGGAGTGGCTGGTTTGGGAAG GTGATCCTGGGAGAGATTTTCTCCGACTACACCCCTGCCCAGGTGGTGGTGAAGGAGCTCCGAGCCAGCGCAGGGCCCCTGGAGCAACGCAAGTTCATCTCGGAAGCCCAGCCGTACAG GAGCCTGCAGCACCCCAATGTCCTCCAGTGCCTGGGTCTGTGTGTGGAGACACTGCCGTTTCTGCTGATTATGGAGTTCTGTCAACTG GGGGACCTGAAGCGTTACCTCCGAGCCCAGCGGCCCCCCGAGGGCCTGTCCCCTGAGCTACCCCCTCGAGACCTGCGGACGCTGCAGAGGATGGGCCTGGAGATCGCCCGCGGGCTGGCGCACCTGCATTCCCACAACTACGTGCACAG CGACCTGGCCCTGCGCAACTGCCTGCTGACCTCTGACCTGACCGTGCGCATCGGAGACTACGGGCTGGCCCACAGCAACTACAAG GAGGATTACTACCTGACCCCAGAGCGCCTGTGGATCCCGCTGCGCTGGGCGGCGCCTGAGCTCCTCGGGGAGCTCCACGGGACCTTCATGGTGGTGGACCAGAGCCGCGAGAGCAACATCTG gTCCCTGGGGGTGACCCTGTGGGAGCTGTTTGAGTTTGGGGCCCAACCCTACCGCCACCTGTCAGACGAGGAGGTCCTCGCCTTCGTGGTCCGCCAGCAGCACGTGAAGCTGGCCCGGCCGAGGCTCAAGCTGCCCTATGCAGACTACTG GTATGACATCCTTCAGTCCTGCTGGCGGCCACCTGCCCAGCGCCCTTCAGCCTCTGATCTCCAATTGCAGCTCACCTACTTGCTCTCCGAGCGGCCCCCCCGGCCCCCACCGCCGCCACCTCCACCCCGAGACGGTCCCTTCCCCTGGCCCTGGCCCCCTGCACACAGTGCACCCCGCCCGGGGACCCTCTCCTCGCCATTCCCCCTACTGGATGGCTTCCCTGGAGCCGACCCTGACGATGTGCTCACGGTCACCGAGAGCAGCCGCGGCCTCAACCTCGAGTGCCTGTGGGAGAAGGCCCGGCGTGGggccgggcggggtgggggggcacCCGCCTGGCAGCCGGCGTCGGCCCCCCCGGCCCCCCACGCCAACCCCTCCAACCCGTTCTATGAGGCGCTGTCCACGCCCAGCGTGCTGCCTGTCATCAGCGCCCGCAGCCCCTCTGTGAGCAGCGAGTACTACATCCGCCTGGAGGAGCACGGCTCCCCTCCTGAGCCCCTCTTCCCCAACGACTGGGACCCCCTGGACCCAGGAGTGCCCGCCCCTCAGGCCCCCCAGGCCCCCTCCGAGGTCCCCCAGCTGGTGTCCGAGACCTGGGCCTCCCCCCTCTTCCCTGCACCCCGGCCCTTCCCAGCCCAGTCCTCAGCGTCAGGCAGCTTCCTGCTGAGCGGCTGGGACCCCGAGGGCCGGGGTGCCGGGGAGACCCTGGCGGGAGACCCTGCCGAGGTCCTGGGGGAGCGGGGGACTGCCCCGTgggtggaagaagaagaagaggaggaggagggcagctCCCCAGGGGAAGACAGCAGCAGCCTTGGAGGTGGCCCGAGCCGCAGGGGTCCCCTACCCTGTCCTCTGTGCAGCCGCGAGGGGGCCTGCTCCTGCCTGCCACTGGAGCGGGGGGACGCCGTAGCAGGCTGGGGGGGCCACCCTGCTCttggctgcccccaccccc gAGGGCCGCCCCCCCCCGCGGACCCGGCCGTGTCCCCCGACCCCCCTTCGGCCGTGGCCAGTCCCGGTTCAGGCCTCTCGTCGCCGGGCCCCAAGCCGGGGGACAGCGGCTACGAGACCGAGACCCCTTTTTCCCCCGAGGGAGCCTTCCCAGGTGGGGGGGCGGCCGAGGAGGAAGGGGTCCCTCGGCCGCGGGCTCCCCCCGAGCCACCCGACCCAGGAGCGCCCCGGCCACCTCCAGATCCGGGTCCGCTCCCGCTCCCGGGGCCCCGGGAGAAGCCGACCTTCGTGGTTCAAGTGAGCACCGAGCAGCTGCTGATGTCCCTGCGGGAGGATGTGACAAGGAACCTCCTGGGGGAGAAGGGGGCGACAGCCCGGGAGACAGGACCCAGGAAGGCGGGGAGAGGCCCCGGGAACAGAGAGAAAGTCCCGGGCCTGAACAGGGACCCGACAGCCCTGGGCAACGGGAAACAAGCCCCAAGCCCGAGCCTCCCAGTGAACGGGGTGACAGTGCTGGAGAACGGGGACCAGAGAGCCCCGGGCATCGAGGAGAAGGCAGGCATCGAGCAGAAGGCAGCGGAGAATGGGGCCCTGGGGTCCCccgagagagaagagaaagtgcTGGAGAATGGGGAGCTGACACCCccaaggagggaggagaaagcgCTGGAGAATGGGGAGCTGAGGTCCCCAGAGGCCGGGGAGAAGGTGCTGGTGAATGGGGGCCTGACACCCCCAAAGAACGAGGACAAGGTGTCAGAGAATGGGGGCCTGAGATTCCCCAGGAACACGGAGAGGCCACCAGAGACTGGGCCTTGGAGAGCCCCAGGGCCCTGGGAGAAGACGCCCGAGAGTTGGGGTCCAGCCCCCACGATCGGGGAGCCAGCCCCAGAGACCTCTCTGGAgagagcccctgcacccagcgcAGTGGCCTCCTCCCGGAACGGCGGGGAGACAGCCCCTGGCCCCCTTGGCCCAGCCCCCAAGAACGGGACGCTGGAACCCGGGACCGAGAGGAAAGCCCCCGAGACTGGGGGGGCGCCGAGAGCCCCAGGGGCTGGGAGGCTGGACCTCGGGAGTGGGGGCCGAGCCCCAGTGGGCACGGGGACGGCCCCCGGCGGCGGCCCCGGAAGCGGCGTGGACGCAAAGGCCGGATGGGTAGACTACACGAGGCCGCAGCCACCACCGCCACCGCTGCCACCGCCACCGGAGGCACAGCCGAGGAGGCTGGAGCCAGCGCCCCCGAGAGCCAGGCCGGAGGTGGCCCCCGAGGGAGAGCCCGGGGCCCCAGACAGCAGGGCCGGCGGAGACACGGCACCCAGCGGAGACGGGGACCCCCCCAAGCCCGAGAGGAAGGGCCCCGAGATGCCACGACTATTCTTGGACTTGGGACCCCCTCAGGGGAACAGCGAGCAGATCAAAG CCAGGCTCTCCCGGCTCTCGCTGGCGCTGCCGCCGCTCACGCTCACGCCGTTCCCGGGGCCGGGCCCGCGGCGGCCCCCGTGGGAGGGCGCGGACGCCGGGGCGGCTGGCGGGGAGGCCGGCGGGGCGGGGGCGCCGGGGCCGGCGGAGGAGGACGGGGAGGACGAGGacgaggacgaggaggaggacgaggaggcgGCGGCGTCGGGCGCGGCGGCGGGGCCGCGGGGCCCCGGGAGGGCGCGAGCAGCCCCGGTGCCCGTCGTGGTGAGCAGCGCCGACGCGGACGCGGCCCGCCCGCTGCGGGGGCTGCTCAAGTCTCCGCGCGGGGCCGACGAGCCAGAGGACAGCGAGCTGGAGAGGAAGCGCAAGATGGTCTCCTTCCACGGGGACGTGACCGTCTACCTCTTCGACCAG GAGACGCCAACCAACGAGCTGAGCGTCCAGGGCCCCCCCGAGGGGGACACGGACCCGTCAACGCCTCCAGCGCCCCCGACGCCTCCCCACCCCGCCACCCCCGGAGATGGGTTTCCCAGCAACGACAGCGGCTTTG GAGGCAGTTTCGAGTGGGCGGAGgatttccccctcctcccccctccaGGCCCCCCGCTGTGCTTCTCCCGCTTCTCCGTCTCGCCTGCGCTGGAGACCCCGGGGCCACCCGCCCGGGCCCCCGACGCCCGGCCCGCAG